Proteins encoded together in one Labilibaculum sp. DW002 window:
- a CDS encoding OprO/OprP family phosphate-selective porin, which yields MKKFYLLIFCFCFFAASLFAQDSNKLKLSVKKGSVQLASDDGQFNFGFGGLLFMDAASYFDDETDLGSGSEIRDVRFLMKATLWKKWDAKINIGFADGAVSLKDVFLKYKIDKNSFVRIGHFLEPFGIEQTESFTSIKFLYASSTMEAFRPRRNLGVSYATWGNKHFWEAGLFGSDTNNKTQGDEGYGLTSRFAFAPVQTDAGVFHVGISGIYRTANSVGFDESGIENPKSIRYRSRPATHIERRRFIDAKVSNAENEVKLGFEIIAATGPLFLQGEYIDASVSRKSGNEDYHAKGWYAQLGYLLKGGNYKYKMKSARLAKPAPGSIELLARYNETDLNDSDALIFGGKQKDITIGCTWYMNHNMQMKFNFANVDLDENALNGEENFNLIQTRFQLAF from the coding sequence ATGAAAAAGTTCTACCTACTTATTTTCTGCTTTTGTTTTTTTGCAGCAAGTTTATTCGCCCAAGATTCTAACAAACTAAAATTAAGTGTTAAAAAAGGTTCTGTGCAATTGGCATCTGACGATGGTCAGTTTAACTTTGGTTTTGGAGGACTACTATTTATGGATGCCGCAAGTTATTTTGATGATGAAACAGATTTAGGAAGTGGTAGTGAAATTAGAGATGTTAGATTTTTAATGAAAGCTACTCTTTGGAAAAAATGGGATGCGAAAATCAATATTGGATTTGCTGATGGAGCAGTATCTCTTAAAGATGTTTTCTTAAAATATAAAATCGACAAGAATAGTTTTGTTCGAATTGGCCATTTTCTGGAGCCTTTTGGAATAGAGCAAACAGAAAGTTTTACCTCCATCAAATTCTTGTATGCTTCAAGTACTATGGAAGCATTCCGACCAAGAAGAAATCTTGGCGTATCTTATGCTACTTGGGGAAATAAGCATTTTTGGGAAGCAGGATTATTTGGTAGTGATACCAATAACAAAACTCAAGGTGACGAAGGATATGGATTAACCTCAAGATTTGCATTTGCTCCAGTTCAAACAGATGCTGGTGTGTTTCATGTAGGAATATCGGGAATTTATCGGACCGCTAATTCTGTTGGTTTTGATGAAAGTGGTATCGAGAATCCAAAATCAATTCGTTATAGATCAAGACCTGCCACTCATATCGAAAGAAGAAGATTTATTGATGCAAAAGTTAGTAATGCAGAAAATGAGGTAAAGCTAGGTTTCGAAATAATAGCTGCCACAGGTCCTTTATTTTTGCAAGGAGAATACATCGATGCAAGTGTATCTAGAAAATCAGGAAATGAGGATTATCACGCAAAAGGATGGTATGCTCAATTAGGATACTTGCTTAAAGGTGGTAATTACAAGTACAAGATGAAATCAGCACGTTTGGCTAAGCCTGCGCCCGGATCTATTGAATTATTGGCTCGGTACAACGAGACGGATTTGAATGATTCTGACGCCTTAATTTTTGGAGGGAAACAAAAAGATATAACAATTGGTTGTACCTGGTATATGAACCACAATATGCAAATGAAATTTAATTTTGCTAATGTTGATTTGGATGAAAATGCGTTAAATGGAGAAGAGAATTTTAATCTGATTCAAACTCGATTTCAACTAGCATTCTAA
- a CDS encoding Rossmann-like and DUF2520 domain-containing protein, which produces MIEKIVIIGAGNLATQLSLALHEKGLGIIQVYSRTIESASELAGKVNAEASNSLQDIKTNADLYILAVSDKALQSVLNGISIPKAKLVHTAGSISVDVFKDYTDTFGVFYPLQTFSKNRKVDFSNIPICIEANQEAFAAELFELGRKISSNLHAISSDQRKQLHLAAVFTCNFANHMYSIGQELLAEKNVDFNLLQPLIKETAEKITELDPIAAQTGPAVRFDEDVIKAHEESLNMHPDFQKLYRFVSQSIYKMHSSIK; this is translated from the coding sequence ATGATTGAAAAAATTGTAATAATTGGTGCAGGAAATTTAGCCACACAACTTTCGCTTGCTCTTCACGAAAAAGGCTTGGGAATTATTCAGGTTTACAGTCGAACCATAGAGTCGGCTAGTGAACTTGCTGGCAAAGTAAATGCGGAAGCAAGCAATTCCTTACAGGATATAAAGACAAATGCCGATTTGTATATTTTGGCAGTAAGCGATAAGGCTTTGCAATCCGTTTTGAATGGAATTTCAATTCCAAAGGCTAAGCTTGTCCATACCGCAGGGAGTATCTCTGTTGATGTTTTTAAAGATTACACCGATACCTTTGGCGTCTTCTATCCTTTACAGACCTTCTCAAAAAATAGGAAAGTAGATTTTTCAAACATACCCATCTGTATTGAGGCAAATCAAGAAGCCTTTGCAGCTGAATTGTTCGAATTGGGAAGGAAAATATCTTCGAACTTACATGCGATATCATCCGATCAGAGGAAGCAATTGCATTTGGCTGCAGTTTTTACTTGTAATTTTGCAAACCACATGTATAGTATTGGGCAGGAGTTATTGGCTGAGAAAAATGTAGATTTTAATTTGCTTCAACCTTTAATTAAAGAGACAGCAGAAAAAATCACAGAATTGGATCCAATAGCCGCGCAGACGGGACCTGCTGTTCGTTTCGACGAAGATGTTATAAAAGCACATGAGGAAAGCTTAAATATGCATCCTGATTTTCAAAAATTGTATAGATTTGTGAGTCAAAGTATTTATAAGATGCATTCTTCAATAAAATAA
- a CDS encoding KdsC family phosphatase: MAFFKEDLMKVKAFIFDVDGVLSTECITIDSDGELLRTANTKDGYAIQYAVKKGYPVAIITGGTSSAVEKRYRGLGVQDIYMSSKDKIADFEDFLSKHKIEEDNIMYMGDDLPDYEVMKRVGVPTCPKNAVTQIKEISAYISDMDGGCAAVRDVMEQVLRAHGNWFATDTKIQSI; the protein is encoded by the coding sequence ATGGCCTTTTTTAAAGAAGATTTGATGAAAGTTAAGGCTTTCATTTTCGATGTAGACGGTGTATTGTCTACAGAGTGTATCACTATCGATTCTGATGGGGAGTTGTTGAGAACAGCGAATACCAAAGATGGTTACGCGATTCAGTATGCTGTAAAGAAAGGTTATCCGGTCGCTATTATCACGGGAGGAACATCAAGTGCGGTTGAAAAACGTTACCGTGGTTTGGGTGTTCAAGATATTTATATGTCGTCGAAAGATAAGATAGCTGATTTTGAAGATTTTCTATCAAAACACAAGATTGAGGAAGATAATATCATGTATATGGGTGACGATTTACCTGATTATGAGGTGATGAAAAGAGTGGGTGTGCCGACTTGTCCTAAGAATGCTGTAACACAGATTAAAGAAATTTCAGCTTATATTTCTGATATGGATGGTGGTTGTGCAGCTGTTCGTGATGTAATGGAGCAAGTACTTCGTGCTCATGGTAACTGGTTTGCAACAGATACTAAGATTCAAAGCATATAA
- a CDS encoding UbiA family prenyltransferase — protein sequence MNSFLKLIRLPNLIIIALTQYVMRYFIIQPLLGINGIKLQLADLNFALLVLATVFMAAAGYIINDYFDTKADRLNKREVIVGRKITRRIALFLQQIIAAISILLAGYVSYKVGHWQFVLIFFMAGGLLWFYSTSYKYYFLLGSFLIALVVAAIPFIVVIYEIPPLNKVYADVLMKSKTNFNYLLYWVGAFSFFSFFSVLIAQFIRDLTSIKGDREIYRRSLPIVIGLKWSKVVIILLILFLSVSVFGVWYQFLNAPMDKITPWYFGGLIVLPLLFLAYQVYKFEEGDKLRLGLYLMRFAILTGISYAFVVNYIVNKL from the coding sequence ATGAATAGTTTCCTAAAATTAATTCGCTTACCCAATCTGATAATTATTGCTCTGACACAATACGTAATGCGATATTTTATTATTCAGCCACTTTTAGGAATAAACGGCATAAAGCTGCAGTTAGCTGATTTGAATTTTGCATTACTTGTTCTTGCTACTGTTTTTATGGCGGCTGCAGGTTATATTATAAATGATTATTTCGATACCAAAGCAGATCGATTAAACAAGAGAGAGGTAATTGTAGGCCGAAAAATTACCCGTAGAATTGCACTTTTTTTGCAACAAATAATTGCTGCAATTTCGATATTGCTTGCTGGTTATGTCTCATATAAAGTTGGTCATTGGCAATTTGTCTTGATCTTTTTTATGGCTGGAGGTTTGTTGTGGTTCTACTCTACATCTTATAAATATTACTTTTTATTAGGAAGCTTTTTAATTGCATTGGTTGTTGCGGCTATCCCATTTATTGTAGTGATATATGAAATTCCACCACTTAATAAGGTATATGCTGATGTATTAATGAAATCGAAAACCAACTTTAACTATTTATTGTATTGGGTTGGCGCATTTTCATTCTTTTCTTTTTTCAGTGTCCTGATTGCTCAGTTTATTCGCGATCTAACCTCTATAAAAGGAGATCGAGAAATATATCGCAGAAGTTTACCGATCGTTATCGGATTAAAATGGTCTAAAGTGGTAATCATACTGCTTATTCTCTTTTTGTCTGTTTCTGTATTTGGCGTTTGGTATCAGTTTTTGAATGCACCAATGGATAAAATTACACCATGGTATTTTGGTGGTCTTATTGTTTTACCCCTGCTATTTCTAGCTTATCAGGTATACAAATTTGAAGAAGGTGATAAATTACGCTTGGGACTGTATTTGATGCGTTTTGCAATATTAACTGGTATTTCATATGCTTTTGTTGTCAATTATATAGTTAATAAATTATAA
- a CDS encoding four helix bundle protein, producing the protein MNDNSVKIKSFHFAARIVKLYKHLCDNKREFVLSKQLLRSGTSIGANVRESQNAESSADFIHKLATAQKETDETLYWLELLKETDFIVENEFQSMHADGVELLKIIRSIIITSKKKNC; encoded by the coding sequence ATTAATGATAATAGTGTTAAAATTAAATCTTTTCATTTTGCAGCTCGAATTGTTAAGTTGTATAAACATCTTTGTGATAATAAAAGGGAGTTTGTGTTAAGCAAGCAATTGTTGCGTTCAGGAACCTCTATTGGGGCTAATGTTAGAGAGAGTCAGAATGCTGAAAGTAGTGCTGATTTTATTCATAAATTAGCAACTGCTCAAAAGGAAACGGATGAAACATTATACTGGCTTGAGTTATTGAAAGAAACTGATTTTATTGTAGAGAATGAATTTCAATCGATGCATGCTGATGGTGTTGAGTTGTTAAAGATCATTCGTAGTATCATTATTACAAGTAAGAAGAAAAATTGTTGA
- a CDS encoding Maf-like protein has translation MLNNLKDYQLILASQSPRRHQMLKELGLDFKIQTKDVEEVYPDHLKGEEIPVYLAKLKAEAFVLDMNEKELVITADTIVCVDDMVLGKPKDRADAVKMLKMLSGRSHQVISGVCLKSKEKEATFSTTTHVHFKELNLEEIDYYIDNYKPFDKAGAYGIQEWIGFVGIDGIEGSYFNVVGLPIQRLYQELSTF, from the coding sequence ATGTTGAATAATCTAAAAGATTATCAATTGATATTGGCATCTCAATCGCCACGACGTCATCAGATGTTGAAAGAGTTGGGCCTTGATTTTAAAATTCAAACTAAAGATGTTGAGGAAGTTTATCCTGATCATCTAAAAGGCGAAGAAATTCCTGTTTATCTAGCTAAGCTAAAAGCAGAGGCTTTTGTGCTTGATATGAATGAAAAGGAATTGGTGATTACCGCTGATACCATTGTTTGTGTTGACGATATGGTATTAGGAAAGCCCAAAGATAGGGCTGATGCCGTAAAAATGTTGAAAATGTTATCTGGCCGTTCGCACCAGGTGATTTCAGGTGTTTGTCTGAAATCAAAAGAAAAGGAAGCAACATTCTCAACGACAACGCATGTTCACTTTAAAGAATTAAATCTGGAAGAAATAGATTACTATATAGACAATTATAAACCATTTGATAAAGCAGGAGCCTATGGTATTCAGGAGTGGATCGGCTTTGTAGGGATAGACGGAATTGAAGGTTCGTACTTTAATGTTGTTGGCTTGCCAATTCAACGACTATATCAAGAATTATCAACTTTTTAA
- a CDS encoding S46 family peptidase, which produces MIKKISLLLFAAVMILGNQVKADEGMWIPMLLKKYNIEDMQKAGFKLTAEDIYDVNQACLKDAVVGLGREGRPFRHFCTGELISDQGLMVTNHHCGYGAIQNHSTLENDYLKDGFWAMNKGEELVNEGITASFLIRMADVTAEVLKGVNDDTKEEDRSKIIGENIKKIEAETEKNSEYRASVKAYFAGNQYFLSVYEIFKDVRLVGAPPSAIGKFGGDTDNWMWPRHTGDFSMFRIYANKDNKPASYSKDNVPLQAKSSFKISLKGINEGDFTMVFGYPGTTTEYLTSYALEMMTQVDNPHKIKLRTKKLDLMRADMDASPMVRIQYSAKYAGVANSWKRWQGEIKGLKRLDAITKKKDLEENFVTWANTNEELKKKYAGIVDEMGSLYKELAPLSLARDYALEAGFRGSETVGLAAKFKGLSRLTKKDADKLKDAVEALKKQSDKFFKNYNMPTDKKLLAATLKMYSDNLEDKYLPKEIINIRTKYKGNFDAYAEKALSKSIFADEAKLNSFLASYKTSMAKKLTKDPIFALASSISFHYESEIAPGYGKISRKTTKLQRTYMAGLMEMQKDKTFYPDANSTFRVHYGKVAGYKARNAVTYDHYTTLEGIIEKDNPEIFDYDVPQKLRDLYHANDFGQYANDKGEMPVCFAATNHTTGGNSGSPVLNANGELIGLNFDRAWEGVMSDLMYDAEICRNVSLDIRYVLFIVDKFAGAGYLLDEMNIVK; this is translated from the coding sequence ATGATAAAGAAAATTAGTTTACTATTATTTGCCGCTGTAATGATTTTGGGTAATCAGGTAAAAGCAGACGAAGGAATGTGGATTCCTATGCTGTTGAAAAAGTACAATATTGAAGACATGCAGAAAGCTGGATTTAAGCTGACTGCTGAGGATATCTACGATGTTAATCAGGCTTGCTTGAAAGATGCTGTAGTAGGATTAGGACGCGAAGGAAGACCGTTTCGTCACTTTTGTACAGGAGAATTGATCTCTGATCAAGGATTAATGGTTACCAACCACCATTGTGGATACGGTGCTATTCAGAATCACTCAACACTTGAGAACGATTATTTGAAAGATGGTTTCTGGGCAATGAACAAAGGTGAGGAATTGGTAAACGAAGGTATTACAGCTTCATTTCTAATTCGCATGGCTGATGTAACTGCTGAAGTTCTTAAAGGTGTTAATGATGATACCAAAGAAGAAGATCGTTCAAAGATTATCGGAGAAAACATCAAGAAAATTGAAGCTGAAACTGAGAAAAACTCAGAATACCGTGCTAGTGTAAAAGCTTATTTTGCAGGTAACCAATATTTCCTTTCAGTTTACGAAATCTTTAAGGATGTTCGTTTAGTAGGAGCGCCTCCATCAGCTATCGGTAAATTTGGTGGTGACACTGACAACTGGATGTGGCCTCGTCATACAGGTGACTTCTCAATGTTCAGAATTTATGCAAACAAAGACAATAAGCCTGCTTCTTATTCAAAGGACAATGTACCATTGCAAGCTAAGTCTTCATTCAAAATTTCGTTGAAAGGTATTAACGAAGGTGATTTCACAATGGTATTTGGTTACCCGGGAACAACAACTGAGTATTTAACTTCGTATGCATTAGAGATGATGACTCAGGTTGACAATCCTCATAAAATTAAGTTGAGAACTAAGAAGCTAGACTTAATGCGTGCTGATATGGATGCTTCACCAATGGTGAGAATTCAGTATTCAGCAAAATATGCTGGTGTTGCAAACTCATGGAAAAGATGGCAAGGTGAGATCAAAGGTTTAAAGAGATTAGATGCGATTACTAAGAAGAAGGACTTAGAAGAAAACTTTGTTACTTGGGCAAATACAAACGAAGAGCTTAAAAAGAAATACGCGGGTATTGTTGATGAAATGGGATCTTTGTACAAAGAATTGGCTCCTTTAAGTTTGGCTCGCGATTACGCTTTAGAGGCAGGTTTTAGAGGATCTGAAACAGTTGGGCTTGCGGCGAAGTTTAAAGGCCTTTCTCGACTCACTAAAAAAGATGCGGATAAGCTTAAAGATGCGGTTGAAGCACTTAAAAAGCAAAGCGATAAATTCTTCAAGAATTACAACATGCCAACCGATAAAAAATTGTTGGCAGCTACCTTAAAAATGTATAGCGATAATTTAGAAGATAAGTATTTACCAAAAGAAATTATCAATATAAGAACGAAGTACAAAGGAAATTTTGATGCTTATGCTGAGAAAGCTTTAAGTAAATCAATTTTTGCTGATGAAGCGAAGTTGAATAGTTTTTTGGCGAGCTATAAAACTTCAATGGCGAAGAAGTTGACTAAGGATCCAATTTTTGCTTTAGCAAGTAGTATTAGTTTCCATTACGAGTCGGAAATTGCTCCAGGCTATGGAAAGATTTCAAGAAAGACAACGAAGTTACAACGTACCTATATGGCGGGTTTAATGGAGATGCAAAAGGATAAAACTTTCTATCCAGATGCTAATTCTACTTTTAGAGTTCATTACGGTAAGGTGGCAGGTTACAAGGCCCGAAATGCGGTTACTTACGATCATTACACCACTTTGGAGGGAATCATTGAAAAGGATAATCCTGAAATTTTCGATTATGATGTTCCACAAAAATTGAGAGATCTTTATCATGCAAATGATTTTGGACAATATGCGAATGATAAAGGAGAAATGCCTGTTTGTTTTGCAGCTACGAATCATACCACAGGTGGTAATTCTGGTAGTCCAGTATTAAATGCAAATGGTGAATTGATTGGTTTAAATTTCGATCGTGCTTGGGAAGGTGTTATGTCTGATTTGATGTACGATGCTGAAATTTGTAGAAATGTGTCTTTAGATATTCGATATGTTCTTTTTATAGTAGATAAATTTGCTGGAGCAGGTTATTTATTGGACGAAATGAATATCGTTAAATAA